The following proteins are co-located in the uncultured Propionivibrio sp. genome:
- a CDS encoding XRE family transcriptional regulator encodes MTRTIGNFVPERLEQALAARGFSAIELAARIGATSTTISRWRNCVQVPSGEMIDRLASELRVSPEWLTRPLQEQISIPYFRGSISQMKADRALLNARAGWLDEVSRQLEMYVDYPDLDIPVKNYKKLSEITDTDIEDAAEECRERWGLKNGPIADVLLLLENAGVIVAREETGTPRIEGLSAWSANGRPIVLLCADKGNAYRSRFDAAHELGHLVLHRYIEDPADAAAHKQIEQQAHRFAGAFLLPSRGFAAEVTSPVSLQGLLFLKRRWGVSVAAMIMRLVALGVIGDSDYLRLIKLRSAKWGNKREPNDDDRDPEQPRLLKRTVDLLSNEGIVTADALPSMLGLSARDVESLLGLPFGLLGLPKADVLELKLKTDLKHMSPDEQVVSGTYSEQTLSNVIDLGAARKS; translated from the coding sequence ATGACCCGCACTATTGGAAATTTCGTACCCGAGCGGCTTGAGCAGGCTCTAGCCGCTCGCGGCTTTTCTGCAATCGAATTGGCCGCACGTATTGGGGCGACGTCGACAACGATCAGTCGATGGAGAAATTGCGTGCAGGTTCCGAGTGGAGAAATGATTGATCGACTGGCTTCCGAACTGCGAGTAAGCCCAGAATGGTTAACTCGTCCACTGCAAGAGCAGATTTCAATCCCATATTTTCGCGGCAGTATTTCTCAAATGAAGGCAGATCGTGCGCTTCTAAATGCCAGAGCCGGCTGGTTGGATGAAGTGTCGCGACAGCTTGAAATGTATGTCGACTATCCTGATTTGGATATTCCTGTTAAGAATTACAAGAAGCTCAGCGAAATCACCGACACTGACATTGAAGACGCAGCGGAAGAGTGTCGTGAACGGTGGGGGCTAAAGAACGGCCCGATTGCCGATGTTTTACTTCTTTTGGAAAATGCTGGTGTAATCGTTGCTCGAGAAGAAACTGGTACTCCGCGCATCGAAGGTTTGTCAGCATGGAGCGCTAATGGTCGGCCGATTGTCTTGCTATGTGCGGATAAAGGCAATGCGTATAGAAGCCGATTTGATGCAGCCCACGAGCTCGGTCACCTTGTGTTACACCGATATATTGAAGATCCTGCGGATGCGGCGGCCCATAAGCAAATAGAACAACAAGCCCATAGATTTGCGGGGGCGTTCTTGTTGCCCAGTAGAGGATTCGCCGCAGAGGTTACATCCCCGGTATCTCTCCAAGGATTACTTTTTCTAAAAAGGAGATGGGGCGTTTCGGTCGCGGCAATGATTATGAGATTGGTTGCTCTTGGTGTTATCGGAGATAGCGATTACCTGAGACTAATAAAGCTCAGATCAGCGAAATGGGGTAACAAGCGAGAGCCAAACGATGATGACCGTGACCCCGAACAGCCTCGGCTGTTGAAGAGAACGGTCGATCTTTTATCGAACGAGGGCATAGTTACCGCTGATGCATTGCCCTCTATGTTAGGGCTTTCTGCACGGGATGTTGAAAGCTTGCTTGGGCTACCGTTTGGGTTATTGGGACTCCCGAAAGCAGACGTTCTGGAACTTAAGCTGAAGACTGATCTTAAGCATATGAGTCCTGATGAACAAGTCGTCAGCGGGA